In Sphingobacterium zeae, one genomic interval encodes:
- a CDS encoding SufE family protein has translation MTINEIQDELIEDFAFFTDWMEKYEYIIQLGKEVPLIDERYKTDEYIIKGCQSKVWLFPEIKDGKVYFKADSDAIITKGLVSLMVKVLSGHTAKEIVDTDLYFVDQIGLKEHLSPTRANGLLSMIKQMKLYALALQAKT, from the coding sequence ATGACCATTAATGAAATACAGGATGAATTAATTGAGGATTTTGCTTTTTTCACAGATTGGATGGAAAAATACGAGTATATCATCCAGCTCGGAAAAGAGGTGCCTCTAATTGATGAACGATACAAAACGGATGAATATATTATCAAAGGATGTCAATCCAAAGTTTGGCTTTTTCCAGAGATAAAAGATGGAAAGGTATATTTTAAAGCGGATAGCGATGCTATTATCACCAAAGGCCTGGTGAGTTTAATGGTCAAAGTGCTATCTGGACACACTGCGAAAGAAATTGTTGATACTGATTTATATTTTGTTGACCAAATAGGATTGAAAGAACATTTGTCACCTACAAGAGCAAACGGCTTGTTATCTATGATTAAGCAAATGAAATTATACGCATTGGCTTTGCAGGCAAAAACATAG
- a CDS encoding acetyl-CoA carboxylase carboxyltransferase subunit alpha, which yields MKTTFDFEKPIADLQLQIEKVTQVAEKTQVDMSATVRELEEKLASTEKEIYGNLTGWQNVQMSRHPDRPQTYDYIEAICDEFIELHGDRNVKDDKAIVGGMASIDGNAVMIIGHQKGKNTKERQYHNFGMANPEGYRKALRLMKMAEKFNKPVITLIDTMGAYPGLEAEERGQGEAIARNLMEMAVLKVPIICVVIGEGASGGALGIGVGNRVYMMEHTWYSVISPESCSSILWRSWDHKEKAAEALKLTSGDMLGNGLIDGIIPEPLGGAHQDPAAAAANLKNQLLKDLTELKAKNSDTLVSERIEKFSKMGVVTE from the coding sequence ATGAAAACCACGTTTGATTTTGAAAAGCCAATTGCGGACTTGCAATTGCAAATTGAGAAGGTAACTCAAGTTGCCGAAAAGACTCAAGTTGACATGAGCGCAACCGTTCGTGAACTGGAGGAAAAGCTTGCTTCGACAGAGAAAGAAATATACGGCAATTTAACTGGATGGCAAAATGTGCAGATGTCACGCCACCCTGATCGCCCGCAGACTTATGATTACATAGAAGCGATTTGTGATGAATTCATTGAATTGCATGGTGACAGGAATGTTAAAGATGATAAGGCGATTGTCGGGGGGATGGCGTCAATAGATGGTAATGCGGTTATGATCATTGGTCATCAAAAAGGCAAGAATACAAAAGAGCGTCAATACCACAATTTTGGAATGGCCAATCCGGAAGGCTACCGAAAGGCATTGCGTTTGATGAAAATGGCTGAAAAGTTCAATAAACCTGTTATCACATTAATTGATACGATGGGAGCATATCCAGGATTGGAAGCTGAAGAACGTGGACAAGGAGAAGCGATCGCACGTAACCTGATGGAAATGGCTGTATTGAAAGTGCCAATCATATGTGTTGTTATTGGCGAAGGAGCTTCAGGTGGAGCTTTGGGCATTGGTGTTGGAAACAGAGTTTACATGATGGAACACACGTGGTATTCGGTTATTTCCCCAGAGTCCTGTTCTTCTATACTCTGGAGAAGCTGGGATCATAAAGAAAAAGCTGCTGAGGCTTTAAAATTGACATCTGGAGATATGCTTGGCAATGGATTGATTGATGGTATCATTCCTGAGCCTCTGGGTGGTGCTCACCAAGATCCAGCTGCAGCTGCTGCTAACCTAAAAAATCAGTTGTTAAAAGATCTTACCGAATTGAAGGCTAAAAATAGCGATACATTAGTTTCGGAAAGAATCGAAAAGTTTAGTAAAATGGGCGTTGTGACTGAATAA
- a CDS encoding glucoamylase family protein has protein sequence MLKKYFYFILLLILPSLVRSESYPEVLFDNSVINGSYAKSIAHYTGESWIQNVSYSLPVSDSLFFTPGNSLSLRYVSSPNGKWEASILNDKQKFPYLITKDDHLTFKLFIQSNTEKGQLPKVTLQQNDTRTNAVDIASYIDGFAYDTWLNVSIPVAKFAGISIGKSVSALILEQNGSSLRTNQLFIDQIEFLPKNFPKVKLSSAAILSKIGSVDKQVELVWQLPLTPSIRYVKIYRSEDKLNYQPIAILPIYVQKSLDRVDEYNKPYYYKIAWVDYNYVESPFSEVREVQTKKGTDAEMLNFIRNAHVNYFIDNYDVNSGMFLSDRGNRQAIVSTNETGYAILGLLVAGENNLISRQALLGRLTRIVKFLSGAQQHQGVFTALYDGRSGVPYYRDSIPNYDLRGTSHIIESLLIARQYFANDNPEEQSLRTNITKLWERINWGYFTDAKNADVLWDKWSPVDSTARSRPMGGFNESLGTYLLAMSSPTHPLSISAYINGFATKHTGNELYFRDESSDLAPELKMKLNDSLAHSISANPLMSDVGNTGASIYSDDKVIFAKNIAGGSLNESLMAVYRPFLIMDPRGKVDDFVDYKKYLSDYILAYKRRDNEMSIGTRFTDIWGVEKVEDSYQGYLVNPAISIAAYPFEKEIGLKALRKFYEEYADVLFTQYGFRSWIDIKNNDVSESYRARNQATIAVMIENANSGMIWKLYENIPEVKKTLEKVYAKK, from the coding sequence ATGCTGAAAAAATATTTTTACTTTATTTTGTTACTGATCTTGCCTTCTTTGGTCAGATCCGAGAGTTATCCTGAAGTTTTATTTGACAATAGCGTTATCAACGGAAGTTATGCTAAAAGTATTGCACATTATACCGGTGAGTCCTGGATACAGAATGTAAGCTATAGCTTACCTGTTTCGGACAGTCTATTTTTTACACCGGGTAATTCACTATCACTGCGGTATGTTTCTTCTCCCAATGGGAAATGGGAAGCAAGTATTTTAAACGATAAGCAGAAATTTCCTTACTTAATTACTAAGGATGACCATCTGACATTCAAACTATTTATTCAAAGCAATACTGAGAAGGGACAACTTCCTAAAGTTACATTGCAACAAAATGATACACGGACAAATGCTGTGGATATTGCCAGTTATATCGACGGTTTTGCTTATGATACCTGGCTTAACGTATCTATTCCGGTGGCTAAATTTGCTGGAATTTCAATTGGCAAATCTGTATCGGCCTTAATCCTCGAACAAAATGGAAGTTCTTTGCGGACCAATCAATTATTTATAGATCAAATTGAATTTTTGCCCAAGAACTTTCCGAAAGTAAAACTATCCTCCGCTGCCATTTTGTCTAAAATAGGTTCGGTAGATAAGCAAGTTGAGCTGGTATGGCAATTGCCTCTGACACCAAGTATTCGGTACGTGAAAATTTATCGCTCAGAAGACAAGCTTAATTATCAACCAATAGCAATTTTGCCCATCTATGTACAAAAATCGCTGGATCGGGTGGACGAATATAACAAACCATATTATTACAAAATAGCATGGGTAGACTATAATTATGTTGAATCGCCTTTCTCTGAAGTTAGAGAGGTACAGACAAAAAAGGGAACGGATGCGGAGATGTTAAATTTTATCCGGAATGCCCATGTCAATTATTTTATAGACAACTATGATGTAAACAGTGGTATGTTTTTGTCTGATCGAGGAAATCGGCAAGCAATTGTATCCACCAATGAAACGGGCTATGCCATACTGGGATTGCTTGTTGCAGGAGAGAACAACTTAATATCGAGGCAGGCTCTTTTGGGCAGATTGACGCGGATTGTAAAATTTCTGAGTGGTGCTCAACAACACCAAGGTGTTTTTACCGCGCTTTACGACGGTCGGTCAGGGGTGCCTTACTATCGCGATTCAATTCCAAATTATGACTTACGCGGTACTTCTCATATCATTGAGTCGCTCTTAATCGCTCGACAATATTTTGCTAACGATAATCCTGAGGAGCAGAGCTTAAGAACAAATATCACAAAACTTTGGGAGCGTATAAATTGGGGCTACTTTACTGATGCAAAGAATGCCGATGTACTTTGGGATAAGTGGTCTCCGGTGGATAGTACTGCGCGATCGAGGCCGATGGGTGGATTTAATGAGAGTTTGGGCACCTACTTGCTTGCGATGTCTTCACCGACTCATCCTTTATCGATTTCAGCATATATCAATGGATTTGCAACCAAACATACAGGAAATGAACTGTATTTTAGGGATGAGTCAAGTGATTTAGCCCCAGAGCTCAAAATGAAGTTAAATGATTCATTAGCACACTCAATAAGCGCCAATCCGTTAATGAGTGATGTAGGAAATACAGGGGCTTCGATCTATTCCGATGATAAAGTTATTTTTGCCAAGAATATAGCTGGCGGGAGTTTAAATGAATCATTAATGGCTGTTTATCGCCCCTTCTTGATTATGGATCCAAGAGGTAAAGTTGATGATTTTGTAGATTATAAAAAGTATTTATCAGATTATATCCTCGCTTATAAACGCAGAGACAATGAAATGAGTATAGGAACGCGATTTACAGATATTTGGGGGGTGGAAAAAGTTGAAGATTCATATCAAGGTTATTTGGTGAATCCCGCGATATCAATTGCAGCTTATCCATTTGAAAAAGAGATTGGTCTAAAAGCATTGCGTAAATTTTATGAAGAATATGCCGATGTGTTATTTACACAGTATGGCTTCAGAAGCTGGATTGATATTAAAAATAACGATGTTTCTGAAAGCTATCGTGCAAGAAATCAAGCTACAATCGCGGTGATGATTGAGAATGCAAATTCAGGTATGATCTGGAAATTGTATGAGAATATCCCTGAGGTCAAAAAGACCTTAGAAAAAGTATATGCCAAGAAATAG
- a CDS encoding OmpA family protein has translation MLRKINLGILTLCASLSLFSCKQQAIVVNPGAVITKDGTDDGLKNVKKDFNDAKRTDEGIKFSISSDLLFPTNSSYLSEKAKTEVSKLALILKESNNKIKVDGYTDATGTVEYNQWLSDKRAASVKKFLVDSGVAESRITAKGFGQSNPVGDNKTPDGRQKNRRVEVTILDKK, from the coding sequence ATGCTTAGAAAAATCAACTTGGGAATTTTAACCTTATGCGCAAGTTTATCGTTATTTTCTTGTAAACAACAAGCTATTGTAGTCAATCCAGGTGCAGTTATAACAAAAGATGGCACTGATGATGGTTTGAAAAATGTGAAAAAGGATTTTAATGATGCAAAAAGAACGGATGAAGGAATTAAATTCAGTATATCTTCCGATCTCTTATTCCCAACAAACTCTTCTTATTTATCTGAAAAGGCAAAAACTGAAGTAAGCAAGTTGGCTTTGATTTTGAAAGAAAGCAATAATAAGATCAAAGTTGATGGATATACGGATGCCACAGGCACTGTGGAGTATAATCAGTGGCTTTCTGATAAAAGAGCTGCGTCAGTAAAAAAATTCTTGGTAGATTCAGGTGTTGCGGAGTCTCGTATCACTGCAAAAGGTTTCGGTCAGTCAAATCCAGTTGGAGATAACAAAACTCCTGATGGACGTCAAAAAAATAGAAGGGTAGAAGTTACTATTTTGGATAAGAAGTAG
- a CDS encoding regulatory protein RecX: MFDEENRKKKILTQRQAQLKAESYCAYQERAQQEVRDKLYSWGLSEEEVENVLSDLIAENFLNEERFAIAYCNGKLRMKGWGKIKIKQALKLKRVSEPLIKIAFKQIDLDEYEQILSDLIDKKRREIGSKDFYTVKNKLYQFALSRGFESDLIFSVLNSKEL, translated from the coding sequence ATGTTTGACGAAGAGAATAGAAAGAAAAAGATATTGACACAGCGCCAGGCGCAGTTAAAGGCGGAGAGCTATTGTGCCTATCAGGAACGTGCCCAACAGGAAGTTCGCGATAAACTCTATAGTTGGGGACTGAGCGAAGAAGAAGTTGAGAATGTGCTATCCGATTTAATCGCTGAAAATTTCCTCAACGAGGAACGATTCGCCATTGCGTATTGCAACGGAAAACTACGCATGAAAGGTTGGGGTAAAATAAAGATCAAACAGGCGCTGAAATTAAAGAGAGTATCCGAACCATTAATAAAAATTGCATTTAAACAGATCGACCTAGATGAATATGAGCAAATATTAAGCGACCTCATCGATAAGAAACGGCGTGAAATAGGTAGCAAAGATTTTTATACTGTAAAAAATAAGCTTTATCAATTTGCATTATCTCGTGGTTTTGAAAGTGATTTAATTTTTTCTGTACTGAATTCAAAGGAGTTATAA